The genomic stretch TATCGATTGACGAAAATAATTTATAAACAATTTTCAAAGGAGTTTTTATGGAAAAGCAATACCCCAGTAGCATCATACTGGCAGCAAAGTTAATCGTCCTGTTTCTGACAGTGGCCGTCGCCTACTTTTTAAAAAGTGTGTTGGTGCCTTTGATGTTTGCATTGGTAATATCTATTATGTTATTTCCATTATGTAGCTTTTTGGAAAGAATAAAACTGCCAAGGGCGGCAGCCTCCATCATTTCGGTCATTGTGGCGTCCATGATTCTTTCAGGGCTGTTGTATTTTATAGTACACCAGGTAATTGTTATTGGAAAGGACGGCCAGGATATTGCCAATAATTTTGGTAATATCTATGATAGCATCCAAGGTTGGTTAGAGTCCACATTTGGCCTGCAGCCAGGGGAATTGACACAGCGAATCCGTGAGGAGGGCCAAAAGTCCCTTTCCGGTGTAGGAAAATACCTGACATCTGTTTTCAGCTCAGCCGGCGGGACACTTGCCAATGGCATCCTTGTGCCACTCTACACATTCTTTTTCTTGTATTACAGGGATTTCTTTAAAGATTTCCTCATTCAGGCTGTCAAAGGAGCTTCCGCAAGTAAAATGGTGGATACGATCGATAAAATTTATCATGTCATCCAGAGCTACCTTTTGGGGCTGGTGATGGTCATGGGGATCATTGCAGTGCTCAATACGGTGGGCTTATTGCTCATGGGATTGGAATACGCTTGGTTTTTCGGTACTCTTGCAGCAATATTGATATTGATCCCTTATATCGGGGTGGCCATCGGTTCTGTTATTCCAGCCCTTTTTGCGCTGGCTACGATGGACAGTTATTGGTACGCGCTGGGTGTTATTGGCTGGTTTCAGGTGGTACAGTTTCTGGAGGGGAATTTCATTACACCAAATATCGTAGGAGGAAAAGTAAGCCTTAATCCGCTGATTGCCATCATCTCACTGCTTTTGGGTGGGATGTTATTTGGATTGGGAGGATTGATTTTGGCTATTCCTATGGTGGCTGTGATGAAGATTATTTTTGAAATGACCGATGCTACAAAGCCATTTAGTTTCTTGATTGGTGAGCCTGATGCAGACCATCTAAAGAAAGATTCTTACGAAAAATTACTCGATAAACACCAGCTGAACAAAGAGAAAGAAGAAGAATAAGTTTTATAACGAAAGACAATAGAAACAAAAAAAGTTATGACAAATATCATTCGTATTATACTGGCCGTGATATTACCTCCCTTGGGGGTGTTTTTCACCGTGGGATTGGGCAAGTCCTTTTGGATCAATGTCCTCCTGACGTTGTTGGGATTTATTCCGGGGATCATCCATGCGATATGGATTATTGCTAAGCAAAGTGAGTAAGCATCCAATGGTTTAGAAGCCCAATGATATCATGAAGTTGACAAGGAAAAGGCTGGCGCATATTGTTTTTGAATCCGATGATGTCGCCTCCAAGCGTTTTGACGTGATACTGTTGGTGGCGATTTTGGGCAGTGTGACGATAGCGATTTTAGATTCTGTAAAAGCATTGCACAATGCATATGGGACGGTGTTTTATCTCTTAGAGTGGGGTTTTACCATCCTTTTTACCGTTGAATACTTGCTGAGGGTCTGGCTAAGCCGACGTACGACAGGCTATGTCTTTAGTTTTTACGGAATAGTGGATCTACTGGCGATCTTGCCCACTTATCTTAGCTTGGTCGTGGCCAATAGCCATTTCTTGGCAGTGGTCAGGGCACTGCGGTTTTTGAGGGTACTAAGGGTCCTGAAACTCGGTCGATACCTGCGAGAGGCGCAAGTACTGACCGAGGCATTATATAATAGCCGATTAAAGATCCAGGTATTCTTGGGATCTGTCGTGACCATCGTTTTGGTAATGGGCACGGTCATGTTTTTTATAGAAGGGCCGGAGAGCGGGTTTACCAGCATCCCAACAGCCATGTACTGGGCTATCGTCACTTTGACGACGGTAGGGTATGGTGACATTTCTCCTGCAACTCCACTTGGCCAACTTATGGCTTCATTGATCATGCTGTTGGGCTATGCGATCATCGCGGTTCCTACGGGGATTGTCACCTCTGAAATATCAGCTTCTACAAAGCGTAGCAAGCAAGATCAGCGGTCTTGCCATACCTGTCATGCTACCGGGCATGATGAAGACGCCTATCACTGCAAATATTGTGGAACAAGACTTTGATACTAATTAAAACCGAAATATATCATTTGTTTTTTGCCAAGTTGGCCTAACTTTGCCGCATTTAATTCAGAAGTATGAATCTTGATAAGAAGCTGATCAAACAAATCATCGAAAAAGTAATCCTGGTACTTAGCTTTGCTGGATTTGCCTTGGTGATTTATGAGGAAGGTTTTGAAAAGCCGCTTTTGACCGAAGCAGATTCTCATTTGCTGCTGAAAATCATGTTGTCGTCCATTTGGGCAGGTTACCTTGCCTTGTACTTTTTGATCAAATCCAAAACACCTTTTAGCAATAAACGGATTTCGGAACTGGTGGCCATATTGATCATCAGTGGTATCCTCCTGTTTATCTTTACAGATTACGCCATTCCTGGGCTGGATGTGGTCACCCAAGCGACGACCGACCGGTTCTTGGTGGATTTACTGGTAGCAGGGGTGTTTTTGATTGAGCTTTCCAAAGTGAGTTTGGGCGTTAATGAATTGCAGTTAAATCCTCCGCTGATATTTATTCTCAGCTTTTTGGTGCTGATCTTGATTGGCACGGTACTGTTAATGCTGCCAAATGCAACCAATGGCCCCATTCACTTAATTGATGCCCTTTTTACTTCCACAAGTGCGGTTTGTGTTACCGGCCTTATCGTATTGGATACAGCCAAGGATTTTACCCTATTCGGACAATTGATCATTATGCTGTTGTTCCAGCTGGGAGGTTTGGGAATGATGACTTTCACGAGTTTCTTTGGCTTCTTCTTTCGCGGGAGCTTTAGTATCCAAAACCAGCTTTTCCTAAAGGATTTTATCAATGAGGATAATTTTGGAGAGATATTCAGTACACTGATGAAAGTCATCCTATTTACGTTTCTGGTGGAGGGCGTTGCTGCGATACTGATATTTTTCTCATTGAATAGCGATTTGTTCAGTGGTGTAGGTGAAATGATATTCTTCAGTATCTTTCATAGTATTTCCGGCTTCTGTAATGCAGGGTTCAGCATCCTGAGCAATGGCCTTTATGAGCAAGGCTTCCGGGATAATTATAATATGCAGCTTATCATTGCTGTTTCTATTATTTTGGGAGGTATAGGTTTTCCTGTAGTGCTTAATTATTATGGTTACTTGAAGCATTTCATCCGGGGGATGTTTAGAAAGATCGTTTTCAAGGAAAGCTATCGACATTTGCCCAGGGTAGTCAATATTGGAACACGGTTGATTGTACTGACGACAGGGGTTTTGATTTTGGTAGGCTTTGTTTCCTATTGGATTTTGGAAACAAACCATACTTTGGCGGGATTAGACACCTATGGGAAGCTCGTGACCTCGTTCTTTGGGGCAGTGACGCCCCGGACGGCAGGGTTTAATACTGTGGACATGTCGGTACTTTCAGTGCCTACAGTGCTGATTTATTTGCTCTTGATGTGGATAGGGGCTTCTCCAGGTTCCACCGGAGGGGGCTTGAAGACCAGTACCTTTGCAGTGGCCATTTTAAGTTCCTTCAGCATTGCTAAAGGGAAAGACAGGGTGGAAGTGTTTAGAAGGGAAATTTCCAGTAGTACGCTCAGAAAAGCTTTTGCGGTGACATTTCTTTCTTTTATGGTCATTGGAACAGCGGTTTTTGCCTTGATGTTGTTTGATAGGGATTTGCCATTGATGAGTGTGGTTTTTGAGGCTTTTTCGGCTTTTTCCACGGTGGGGCTAAGTCTTGGCATAACAGGGGACTTGAGCTTTGGAAGTAAAATGGTATTGATACTGACCATGTTTATTGGTAGGGTAGGGATACTCACATTGCTGATTGCCATTAGCAAGGGGGTTAAGAACTTGAGTTATCGCTATCCAGAAGAAAGTGTCTTTATCACCTAAGCATACAAGGTGCCAAGTATCAAGAAGTGGGTTTCAATAATGTCTGTAAACAGTGGGCCGTGGATGATTGGCCCAATAACGTAAGAACTAACAACTAAGGATATGAAATTTATCATAGTAGGAATGGGGAATTTTGGGGCTTATTTAGCTGCCCGACTGACCGATAAGGGCCATGAGGTCATCGGTGTGGACAGTGATATGTCCAAAATCGAAGGGGTCAAGGAAAAGGTGACCCATACCATCTGCATGAATGCCACCGATAAACAGGCTGTCAAAAACCTGCCGATAAAGGATACTGACGTCGTGCTGATCGCTATTGGTGAAGATATGGGGGCATCTATTATGGCCACTGCGGTATTTAAGGAGTTGCAGGCCAAACGGATTATCAGCCGCGCCATTACCAATACCCACGAGACGGTAATTAAGGCCATCGGTATTGACGAAATCATCCACCCAGAGGAAGAGACTGCCGAGCGATTGGCCAAGAAACTGGAGATGAAAGGAGTGATCGACAGTTTTGATATTTCTGACGGTTTTAATATCGTAGAACTCAATGCTCCAAAAGAATTTATTGGCAAGACCATCGGCGAAACAGATGTGAGAAATCGCTTTAATGTCAATATCCTAACCATTATCAAGATCAGAAATCGACCAAATCTTTTCGGAGATATGCAGGAGCGTCAAAAGGTCTTGGGTGTGGTCAGTGGCAGTACGGTCATTGAAGAGAACGATATACTGGTACTTTTTGGTGATTTCAAGGATATCCAAAAAGTGTTGGACTTAAACGAGGAGTAGAGATTGGGAAATATTTGATTGGACGCAGTTGCTGGAAGGCGTGGTTTTGGGGTAGTTTCAAACTACCCCCCGCAGCCATTCACTACAGGCATCCTAACTATTGTTTTTTTGTGAAAAAAGGGATCATTTTTTCTCGTGTGACGAAGGAGTGCTCAAATTATGGATTCTATATGATTTACTATGGGTAAACCGAGCGGTAGCGGGCTATGGAGATCGAAGAATCGCGTGGACGGATGAATTGGGTGTCTATGCTCCTGATACAGTCGATAATCATATGTTTTCCTTGCCTATGGTCAGTAGCTACGGCACTGTTAGGATGCTGTCTCCAATTTCTGTTACCAAGCTAATGCTCCTAAGGAGCATCCTTGCTGACATTTCTGTCGGCTAAAACCGTGAGGAGGGAGTCCTGGCCAATGCCGCTGGGCATTTAAGCCTGGTAAGATCAGGATGCCTCCAGGGGGGTGTGCCGTAGGAACAAAACTATTTCGGACCAAGCAATATTTCTGGAAGATGAGAGATTTCCAGGTGGTTTTGGTAAGCATATTTCTCTTTCATTTAGCAATAGTAATGTGAAGATTATAAAATCAGTATAAATCCGTCATTGCGGATGCAGAGCAACGGAGTGAAGCAATCTCGTTTTCTTAATACGGGATTGCCACGTTCCCGATAGCTCGGGACAGGCTATACTTCCTCGCTATGACGGTATTTTAAATCGCGTTTATTATAAAAAATCAGCGCAGATCTTATTAATCTGCGCTATCTGCGTGCTATCGAAACCAACCCTAATCCCCCCAACTTTTTCGCTTGATCCACTATTTCCCTGCTCTTTCCGCACTTGTTGGACAGTCCCGTGGATAATTTACCCACAGTATTCCATAAAGAGCCAAAAAGAATTGAGGTATTGCCCTAAAGGGATGCTCCAATGTCATTAAGTTAGTAAAATGTATCGGTGAAAAAACCCATTGGATCAGTGAGACACTTATGTGGATCGCCTTTTGATCCATGATGTCGCGTGTTTTTCTGTTTCTTGAGCTTACTTTCTTATCAAAAACACCGTCAGGCTTCTGGGACCGTGGGCTCCGATGACCAGTGACTGCTCGATATCGGCTGTCTTGGAGGGACCTGCGATGAACACTCCGTAGCCATCATCTGCCACATTGACCTTTTCATAGGCCCTGTGCATATCGGTGAGCAAGGTTTCTTCGCGGATAACAATGATCAAGTGCTGGGCGATAAAAGGAAGCACTCGATGGACGACATTTTTTTCTGGCATCCAGATGGCCCCATTTTCAGATACGCCAAATTCCCCTTTCAAAACAGCAAGTTCGACATGTTCCAGGTCGTGCGGATCGGAGATTTTACTTACGTCCACATTCCCTTTTACCT from Echinicola soli encodes the following:
- a CDS encoding LutC/YkgG family protein is translated as MTSKEAILAAIKNNKPEATPLPDFLTFPEEENLVDRYEKGLTGNGGKLQVVNSMEELDAFVKEHYSNDLLIASLVEEVKGNVDVSKISDPHDLEHVELAVLKGEFGVSENGAIWMPEKNVVHRVLPFIAQHLIIVIREETLLTDMHRAYEKVNVADDGYGVFIAGPSKTADIEQSLVIGAHGPRSLTVFLIRK
- a CDS encoding TrkH family potassium uptake protein, which produces MNLDKKLIKQIIEKVILVLSFAGFALVIYEEGFEKPLLTEADSHLLLKIMLSSIWAGYLALYFLIKSKTPFSNKRISELVAILIISGILLFIFTDYAIPGLDVVTQATTDRFLVDLLVAGVFLIELSKVSLGVNELQLNPPLIFILSFLVLILIGTVLLMLPNATNGPIHLIDALFTSTSAVCVTGLIVLDTAKDFTLFGQLIIMLLFQLGGLGMMTFTSFFGFFFRGSFSIQNQLFLKDFINEDNFGEIFSTLMKVILFTFLVEGVAAILIFFSLNSDLFSGVGEMIFFSIFHSISGFCNAGFSILSNGLYEQGFRDNYNMQLIIAVSIILGGIGFPVVLNYYGYLKHFIRGMFRKIVFKESYRHLPRVVNIGTRLIVLTTGVLILVGFVSYWILETNHTLAGLDTYGKLVTSFFGAVTPRTAGFNTVDMSVLSVPTVLIYLLLMWIGASPGSTGGGLKTSTFAVAILSSFSIAKGKDRVEVFRREISSSTLRKAFAVTFLSFMVIGTAVFALMLFDRDLPLMSVVFEAFSAFSTVGLSLGITGDLSFGSKMVLILTMFIGRVGILTLLIAISKGVKNLSYRYPEESVFIT
- a CDS encoding YqaE/Pmp3 family membrane protein, with product MTNIIRIILAVILPPLGVFFTVGLGKSFWINVLLTLLGFIPGIIHAIWIIAKQSE
- a CDS encoding ion transporter, whose amino-acid sequence is MKLTRKRLAHIVFESDDVASKRFDVILLVAILGSVTIAILDSVKALHNAYGTVFYLLEWGFTILFTVEYLLRVWLSRRTTGYVFSFYGIVDLLAILPTYLSLVVANSHFLAVVRALRFLRVLRVLKLGRYLREAQVLTEALYNSRLKIQVFLGSVVTIVLVMGTVMFFIEGPESGFTSIPTAMYWAIVTLTTVGYGDISPATPLGQLMASLIMLLGYAIIAVPTGIVTSEISASTKRSKQDQRSCHTCHATGHDEDAYHCKYCGTRL
- a CDS encoding AI-2E family transporter, whose amino-acid sequence is MEKQYPSSIILAAKLIVLFLTVAVAYFLKSVLVPLMFALVISIMLFPLCSFLERIKLPRAAASIISVIVASMILSGLLYFIVHQVIVIGKDGQDIANNFGNIYDSIQGWLESTFGLQPGELTQRIREEGQKSLSGVGKYLTSVFSSAGGTLANGILVPLYTFFFLYYRDFFKDFLIQAVKGASASKMVDTIDKIYHVIQSYLLGLVMVMGIIAVLNTVGLLLMGLEYAWFFGTLAAILILIPYIGVAIGSVIPALFALATMDSYWYALGVIGWFQVVQFLEGNFITPNIVGGKVSLNPLIAIISLLLGGMLFGLGGLILAIPMVAVMKIIFEMTDATKPFSFLIGEPDADHLKKDSYEKLLDKHQLNKEKEEE
- a CDS encoding potassium channel family protein, which gives rise to MKFIIVGMGNFGAYLAARLTDKGHEVIGVDSDMSKIEGVKEKVTHTICMNATDKQAVKNLPIKDTDVVLIAIGEDMGASIMATAVFKELQAKRIISRAITNTHETVIKAIGIDEIIHPEEETAERLAKKLEMKGVIDSFDISDGFNIVELNAPKEFIGKTIGETDVRNRFNVNILTIIKIRNRPNLFGDMQERQKVLGVVSGSTVIEENDILVLFGDFKDIQKVLDLNEE